A stretch of Caenibius tardaugens NBRC 16725 DNA encodes these proteins:
- a CDS encoding IS6 family transposase, with product MSKTPNPFRYFHSSPEVIRLVVMMYVRFPLSLRNVEDLLFERGIDLCHETVRLWWNRFGPLFAADIRRQRVQRMRGFRHWRWQLDEMYVRLNGEMVYLWRAVDHEGEVLESYVTKKRDKAAALHFMKKALKRHGQADKIVTDGLRSYPAAMKGLGNLERHEMGRYLNNRAENSHLPFRRRERAMQRFRQMKSLQKFAAVHASLTNHFNSERHLVDRQTFKLRRSAALAEWQSLMG from the coding sequence ATGAGCAAGACGCCAAATCCGTTCCGGTACTTTCACTCATCGCCTGAGGTGATCCGCCTCGTGGTGATGATGTACGTCAGGTTTCCCCTGTCGCTGCGGAATGTCGAAGATCTGCTTTTCGAGAGAGGGATCGATCTTTGTCATGAGACCGTGCGCCTCTGGTGGAATAGATTTGGCCCTCTTTTTGCAGCCGACATTCGCCGCCAGCGTGTGCAACGAATGCGTGGTTTTCGGCACTGGCGTTGGCAACTTGACGAGATGTACGTCCGGCTGAACGGCGAGATGGTGTATTTGTGGCGCGCCGTTGATCACGAAGGCGAAGTTCTCGAAAGCTACGTGACCAAGAAACGGGATAAAGCTGCGGCTTTGCACTTCATGAAGAAGGCGCTTAAGCGTCACGGCCAGGCTGACAAGATCGTCACTGATGGGCTGCGTTCTTATCCCGCTGCGATGAAAGGACTGGGCAATCTCGAGCGTCACGAGATGGGGCGCTATCTCAACAATCGGGCCGAAAATTCACATCTACCCTTCCGGCGACGAGAACGCGCTATGCAGCGCTTTCGGCAGATGAAATCGCTACAAAAATTCGCCGCGGTCCACGCCTCTCTCACCAACCACTTCAACTCGGAACGTCACCTCGTCGACAGACAGACATTCAAACTTCGCCGCTCGGCAGCTCTCGCCGAGTGGCAATCGCTTATGGGATGA
- a CDS encoding TonB-dependent receptor, which translates to MSIFPTAALAQQSASARTNDEIIVTAQRREENLIDVPIAVTALQGQFLQDRSITTIDNLSALAPGLLVSSTATQPNNAQLSIRGSVQQNGSITLDPSVGVYLDGVYIGKAQGSIFDINDLERVEVLRGPQGTLYGRNTLAGAISFVTRKPDGQLRASAETSIGNYDAYTVRGLINLPLSDHLFVKLSGMTLKRDGNVRLMPDPASVGGYPLGFLYNNSVVSHPQGGGAQSGQAGTRNRQSLLAQVRFAPSTDLTVDYTYDYSRTRGRADASQLHSVDPDGFLGANCTFGPSVCIPAYLYVQPKYSKTLSSDYTHLDRIEINGHGLAVTWNAGAVTLKSITGYRKMDYDGAVIELDGTPLWLASGGLDTKYKSFSQEFQATGNMGDKLNYVAGLYYFWDKGFTRSPQSFFFGSVNYDTSWGGTTKAYAVYGQADYNITDQIVLTAGLRYTKERKTIVRSSILLPDTIFVDVRKSDGVSKDFSALNPTVVLAYKPNDRLSAYIKFAQGYRSGGFNGEATSNIATTTPFRPETINSFEAGLKMTLWGKRINLNVAAFHNHHRNMQLSVFTATSSLASLLQNAGSANMNGVEVEMSLRPTPALRISGNFAYLHASYSSYRDTNALGAVVDVGDNRTIPHAPQYQAALNVDLRAFEGSGGDNLHLIFDARHTSSYFLYSYAKTPTADFPLVPPSSSAKAQSLTLLDFQLRYEDIALGKAKAWIGAWTRNLTNTHRKVNGIDFGAQFGGLNIANYNEPRTYGVSVGIQW; encoded by the coding sequence TTGTCAATATTTCCTACAGCTGCACTTGCCCAGCAATCCGCATCTGCCAGAACGAATGATGAGATCATAGTCACAGCGCAGCGCCGCGAAGAGAACCTCATCGACGTACCCATCGCTGTCACGGCCCTCCAGGGGCAATTCCTGCAGGATCGCTCGATCACCACCATCGACAATCTGAGCGCGCTGGCCCCTGGTCTGCTGGTCAGTTCGACTGCCACGCAACCGAACAATGCGCAATTGTCGATCCGCGGATCGGTTCAGCAGAACGGTTCGATCACTCTCGACCCTTCGGTCGGCGTGTATCTGGACGGCGTCTATATCGGCAAGGCGCAGGGATCGATCTTCGACATCAACGATCTCGAACGCGTCGAGGTGCTGCGCGGTCCGCAAGGCACGCTCTATGGGCGCAACACCCTCGCGGGCGCAATCAGCTTCGTCACGCGCAAACCGGACGGCCAGCTTCGCGCGTCCGCCGAAACCAGCATCGGCAATTATGACGCCTATACCGTTAGGGGCTTGATCAACCTCCCGCTGAGCGATCATCTGTTCGTTAAGCTGTCGGGCATGACGCTCAAGCGCGACGGCAATGTCCGCCTCATGCCCGACCCCGCTTCCGTCGGCGGCTATCCGCTCGGCTTCCTCTATAACAATTCGGTGGTCAGCCATCCCCAGGGCGGCGGCGCGCAATCGGGCCAGGCTGGCACGCGCAACCGGCAGAGTCTGCTCGCCCAGGTTCGCTTTGCGCCCAGCACCGATCTGACCGTCGATTATACCTACGATTATAGCCGCACCCGCGGCCGGGCCGATGCAAGCCAACTCCACAGCGTCGATCCCGACGGCTTCCTGGGGGCCAACTGCACCTTCGGCCCCAGTGTCTGCATCCCGGCCTACCTCTATGTTCAACCCAAGTATTCGAAAACTCTGTCGAGCGATTACACCCATCTCGACCGGATTGAGATCAACGGGCATGGGCTGGCAGTTACATGGAACGCTGGCGCGGTGACGCTCAAGTCGATTACCGGCTATCGCAAGATGGATTACGACGGTGCGGTTATCGAGCTCGACGGAACGCCACTCTGGCTGGCGAGCGGTGGTTTGGATACCAAGTACAAATCGTTTAGCCAGGAGTTTCAGGCGACAGGCAATATGGGCGACAAGCTGAACTATGTCGCGGGTCTGTATTATTTCTGGGACAAGGGCTTCACTCGCAGCCCCCAATCCTTCTTCTTCGGATCGGTCAACTACGATACGAGCTGGGGCGGCACGACCAAGGCCTATGCGGTCTATGGGCAGGCGGATTACAATATTACCGACCAGATCGTCCTGACCGCGGGGCTGCGCTACACGAAAGAGCGCAAAACCATCGTGCGCAGTTCGATCCTACTGCCCGATACGATCTTCGTCGACGTTCGCAAGTCGGACGGCGTCTCGAAGGATTTCTCCGCGCTCAATCCGACGGTCGTGCTGGCCTACAAGCCGAACGACCGGCTGAGTGCCTATATCAAGTTCGCACAAGGCTACCGCAGCGGCGGCTTCAATGGTGAGGCTACATCCAATATCGCGACGACCACTCCTTTCCGGCCCGAGACGATCAACTCGTTCGAAGCCGGGCTAAAAATGACCTTGTGGGGCAAGCGGATCAATCTGAACGTCGCGGCCTTCCACAATCATCACCGGAACATGCAGCTTTCGGTGTTCACAGCGACATCCTCACTCGCGAGCCTGCTCCAGAACGCCGGGTCGGCCAACATGAATGGCGTCGAGGTGGAGATGTCGTTGCGGCCCACGCCCGCGCTACGGATTTCCGGCAACTTCGCCTATCTCCACGCCTCCTACAGTAGCTATCGCGACACGAACGCATTGGGGGCCGTGGTGGATGTGGGCGACAACCGCACGATTCCCCATGCGCCCCAATATCAGGCGGCGCTGAATGTGGACTTACGTGCGTTCGAAGGGTCTGGCGGCGATAATCTGCACCTGATTTTCGATGCGCGCCATACGTCGAGCTATTTCCTCTACTCCTATGCCAAGACGCCAACGGCGGATTTCCCGCTGGTGCCACCGTCCTCATCGGCAAAGGCGCAATCGCTCACGCTCCTCGATTTCCAGTTGCGCTACGAGGACATTGCGCTTGGCAAGGCGAAGGCATGGATCGGGGCTTGGACGCGCAATCTCACCAATACGCACAGGAAGGTGAACGGCATCGATTTCGGGGCGCAGTTCGGCGGGCTGAACATCGCCAACTACAACGAACCGCGCACTTATGGGGTTAGTGTCGGCATTCAGTGGTGA
- a CDS encoding helix-turn-helix domain-containing protein, with protein sequence MGKLKHVSRLRCEEVPVDLLIALLGCVAKVGGDADNVMRDAGMTCSFRDLKCRRGCTIEEFTRANRLCNEYLRGHIFATTACPTLTEQQFDLLAKCLVACFDLEEVLRTMATFFAMFEGRIGEVHFEVCDERVHLHINPPRREKNEAGFLVDIYGYAILQIFLGWLLDEQGIFDEVELIYPQPTDDNVHLGLFDCPIGFNRPSNRFSFKSSFLAQPIVRDQANLTKLLADFPFNLMLDEEQRKLSDRVYTAMMNSYMRSRTLPAIDDVAKLFRTSTWTLRRRLAEEGTAYSAIKKKCQLNLATEFLKRSEMTIDEIADIANFSDANAFRRAFHQWTGCSPTAYRKELLAV encoded by the coding sequence ATGGGCAAGCTCAAGCATGTTTCGCGGTTGCGATGCGAGGAGGTGCCGGTCGACCTCCTGATTGCGCTGCTCGGGTGCGTCGCAAAAGTCGGCGGCGATGCGGATAACGTCATGCGCGATGCGGGCATGACCTGCTCATTCCGCGACTTGAAGTGTCGCCGGGGCTGCACGATTGAGGAGTTCACGCGAGCCAATCGCTTGTGCAACGAATATCTGCGTGGACACATCTTCGCCACCACCGCTTGCCCGACACTGACCGAGCAGCAATTCGACCTGCTCGCCAAATGTCTCGTCGCCTGCTTCGATCTGGAGGAGGTCCTGCGCACGATGGCCACGTTCTTCGCGATGTTCGAAGGAAGGATCGGTGAAGTGCATTTCGAGGTGTGCGACGAGCGGGTTCACCTCCACATCAACCCGCCGCGCCGGGAGAAGAACGAGGCAGGCTTCCTGGTCGATATCTACGGATACGCGATCCTGCAGATATTTCTCGGCTGGTTGCTGGATGAGCAGGGAATTTTCGATGAGGTCGAACTCATCTATCCCCAGCCGACAGACGACAATGTCCATCTCGGACTGTTCGATTGCCCCATCGGCTTCAATCGGCCGAGCAACCGATTCAGCTTCAAAAGCAGTTTTCTCGCACAACCGATTGTCCGCGATCAGGCAAATCTCACGAAGTTGCTTGCGGATTTTCCGTTCAACCTCATGCTCGACGAGGAACAGCGCAAGCTGAGCGACCGCGTCTATACCGCGATGATGAACAGCTACATGCGAAGCCGCACATTGCCGGCCATCGACGACGTGGCGAAACTGTTCCGAACCTCGACCTGGACCCTGCGTCGACGTTTGGCCGAGGAAGGAACGGCCTATTCCGCGATCAAGAAGAAGTGCCAGCTCAACCTCGCGACCGAATTTCTTAAGCGGTCCGAAATGACCATCGACGAGATCGCGGATATTGCCAATTTCAGCGATGCCAACGCTTTTCGCCGGGCTTTCCATCAGTGGACCGGGTGCTCGCCGACGGCCTACCGCAAGGAACTCCTCGCGGTTTAG
- a CDS encoding NAD-dependent epimerase/dehydratase family protein, whose product MKTLVVGGTGLIGAHVALALEAKGHAVTIAARKPPEAPAIGHLPLLIGDYATGEFTSDRLAGFDGLIFAAGNDFRHVPQGTDAAEHLERVNTRGVPAFFTQARAAGVRRAVHIGTFYPQVAPQTTRSSAYVRSRSLTEEGACALVSRDFAVCSVNPPFVVGALSGVDVLGAPTHARYALGQFPDMPLFAIAGGTNFMTVHAVADAVVGALERGEPGASYLIGDENLSFLEYFQRLLDAAGNPDRLTIEDRSHPLLPDDMLYAGRGTVIAYEPDPVERGLLGYRRGDLSETIQAIVADCKNSD is encoded by the coding sequence ATGAAAACATTGGTGGTCGGCGGCACAGGGCTAATCGGCGCACATGTTGCGCTCGCGCTCGAGGCTAAAGGTCACGCGGTGACGATTGCCGCCCGCAAGCCGCCCGAAGCACCAGCGATCGGTCATTTGCCCCTACTGATCGGAGACTATGCCACCGGCGAGTTCACGTCCGATCGACTGGCCGGTTTCGACGGCCTGATCTTCGCAGCCGGAAACGATTTCCGCCATGTTCCCCAGGGCACGGACGCGGCCGAGCATCTCGAGCGGGTGAACACGCGAGGCGTGCCCGCGTTCTTCACCCAAGCTCGCGCGGCAGGGGTGAGGCGGGCGGTGCACATCGGCACTTTCTATCCCCAGGTCGCACCGCAAACGACCCGGTCGAGCGCCTATGTCCGATCCCGTTCTCTGACGGAGGAAGGCGCGTGCGCGTTGGTTAGTCGGGATTTTGCCGTGTGCAGCGTCAATCCGCCTTTCGTGGTCGGAGCGCTCTCGGGAGTTGATGTGCTCGGCGCCCCGACCCACGCCCGCTACGCGCTGGGCCAATTTCCTGATATGCCGCTGTTCGCGATAGCGGGCGGCACGAATTTCATGACGGTCCACGCCGTGGCCGACGCAGTAGTGGGCGCGCTGGAGCGGGGCGAACCAGGGGCATCGTATCTGATCGGCGACGAGAATCTGAGCTTCCTCGAATATTTTCAGCGGCTGCTCGATGCCGCGGGTAATCCCGATCGCCTGACAATCGAGGATCGCTCGCATCCCTTACTGCCCGACGACATGCTCTATGCCGGACGAGGCACGGTTATCGCGTACGAACCCGATCCGGTCGAACGGGGGCTGTTGGGTTATCGCCGGGGCGATCTGAGTGAAACGATCCAGGCAATCGTTGCCGATTGCAAGAACAGCGACTAA